The following proteins are co-located in the Piscirickettsia litoralis genome:
- a CDS encoding methyltransferase domain-containing protein, translating to MDVMTKDAIAHMLEDASQSFNRKNFIDSKNTLNQLIKQHPQVAEAWYRLALVLYKQNKFSSAIENLQHAIKLEPNNYIYHHQLGLSYKAAGKSLEASHSLLQAISLYPQDRAILTTLITELNSLRAAHPKQTLKFVRTLSQIFKQDTGLQLAKANLLKGLSLVDLIAEDASVLDDVYQVLDQKTIDSRPFAPQVQILALSTNNLDDHLKDLLQHKSIKTLPTEKVHSVISHPLLLRILTSFSITHENIERLLVKIRKSFLYHATHKEITITQETLTFLNCLGQQTWLNEYVYTVDADELVWLKQLHKIIHSTELSPVNFIHNTLLWYCYHSVSEDEVTLHKSLQYLNAPLLQAIFNQYRSLQREKTLQKHLNKTTSIKDKVSKKVRNQYEESPYPRWISVDIEPVKRSVGALIQEHLPHFSPPKPLLKPARVLIAGCGSGYQAINLASCCEAKEIIAVDLSTASLSYAKRMAEEFNMTNIQFQHADLLELHEAMEQPFDYILASGVLHHLNEPLAGWQVLTNLLKPKGVMLIGLYSKAGRKPIIQARKYIKEQSLTATPDIIRKLRADIFENKEHPLAKLSKWREFFHSQ from the coding sequence ATGGATGTGATGACTAAAGACGCAATTGCCCATATGCTAGAAGATGCTAGCCAATCGTTTAATCGCAAGAATTTCATTGATTCAAAAAATACATTAAACCAATTAATTAAGCAACATCCCCAAGTCGCTGAAGCTTGGTATCGACTCGCACTGGTGCTTTACAAACAAAATAAATTTTCCAGTGCCATTGAAAATTTACAACATGCCATCAAGCTTGAACCCAACAATTATATTTATCATCATCAACTTGGCTTAAGCTATAAAGCTGCTGGAAAATCACTGGAAGCTTCACACAGTTTATTGCAAGCTATTAGTTTATACCCTCAGGACCGTGCTATTTTAACTACTTTAATCACCGAGCTTAATAGCCTAAGAGCGGCTCACCCAAAACAAACCCTTAAGTTTGTCCGCACATTAAGTCAAATTTTTAAGCAAGACACGGGATTACAGTTAGCAAAAGCAAATCTATTAAAAGGTTTATCTCTCGTTGATCTAATTGCAGAAGATGCCAGCGTACTTGATGATGTTTACCAAGTACTCGATCAAAAAACCATTGACTCACGCCCATTTGCACCACAGGTACAAATTTTAGCGCTATCAACGAATAATTTAGACGATCACCTTAAAGACCTACTTCAACATAAAAGTATTAAAACATTGCCTACAGAAAAAGTTCACTCTGTTATTTCTCATCCATTACTACTTAGGATCCTCACCAGCTTCTCTATTACTCATGAAAATATAGAACGACTTCTGGTCAAAATCAGAAAGTCTTTTCTTTATCATGCAACTCACAAAGAAATTACGATAACTCAAGAAACACTGACATTTTTAAATTGCTTGGGTCAACAAACATGGTTAAATGAATACGTTTATACTGTCGATGCAGATGAGCTTGTTTGGCTTAAGCAGCTTCATAAAATCATCCATTCAACTGAGCTTAGCCCTGTTAATTTTATCCACAACACACTCCTATGGTATTGCTATCACAGTGTTTCTGAAGATGAGGTGACTCTACATAAGAGCTTACAGTATTTAAATGCTCCATTATTACAAGCTATTTTTAATCAGTATCGTTCACTGCAACGTGAAAAAACTCTACAAAAACATTTAAATAAAACAACCAGTATTAAAGATAAAGTCTCTAAGAAAGTCCGCAATCAATATGAGGAATCTCCCTATCCACGCTGGATTTCTGTCGATATTGAACCGGTCAAACGCAGTGTTGGCGCACTTATCCAAGAGCATCTCCCTCATTTTTCACCACCAAAACCACTATTAAAACCCGCACGTGTTCTAATCGCAGGGTGTGGTTCTGGTTATCAAGCCATCAACTTAGCTTCATGCTGTGAGGCCAAAGAGATTATCGCCGTTGATCTAAGTACAGCAAGCCTCAGCTATGCTAAACGCATGGCTGAAGAATTTAATATGACTAATATTCAATTTCAGCATGCCGACCTTCTTGAGCTACACGAAGCAATGGAGCAGCCTTTCGATTATATTTTAGCAAGCGGTGTCCTCCACCACTTGAACGAACCTCTCGCTGGCTGGCAAGTACTCACCAATTTATTAAAACCAAAAGGCGTTATGCTGATTGGCCTATATAGTAAAGCAGGGCGTAAACCAATTATTCAAGCAAGAAAGTACATAAAAGAACAAAGCTTAACCGCAACGCCAGATATTATACGTAAATTGCGTGCTGATATTTTTGAAAATAAAGAGCATCCGCTTGCCAAATTATCTAAATGGCGTGAATTTTTTCACTCTCAGTGA
- a CDS encoding penicillin-binding protein 1A, producing MLRYGYINNEQYQEAMAAPIKTKFHQTKSEIYAPHVAEMVRRYMIQLFPNTAYTGGFKVYTTIDSSLQSAINHALENGLTAYDYRHGYRGPIANINLEHLPHEALLKQLNHFPTIKNRPTAVILSITENSAQALLKNNQQITIPWPGLAWARPYINEKRRGPVPKKASDIISPGDVILVQHQKGHWQLTQKPAIEGAAVSLNSNNGAILALIGGLPFTQSNFNRAIQAERQPGSSFKPFVYSAALEKGYTAASIINDSPIVLPGNEAYELWRPQNDNRRFRGATRLRTGLTHSMNLISIRLLQDIGIDYTHQYVQRFGFDAHSLPQNLSLALGTNTITPLQLASAYSSFANGGYRVIPFYIDRIVNANHNILFQAAPPTVPKYRQGDQPEAQRIISAQNAYIMTSIMQDVARKGTAKRTQELKRQDIAGKTGTTNEQQDGWFAGFTPDIVTTVWVGFDNPQPTGEYSSKLALPIWIDYMKTVINYYPERRWPRPDNLVTLRIDPQTGQLAQSWQEDAVFETFRNEYAPKNYSNKANNYLPNDSQQDLF from the coding sequence ATGTTGCGCTATGGCTATATTAATAATGAACAATATCAAGAAGCGATGGCCGCCCCCATAAAAACAAAGTTTCACCAAACCAAGAGTGAAATCTATGCCCCGCATGTCGCTGAAATGGTCCGACGCTATATGATCCAGTTGTTTCCAAATACAGCTTACACAGGTGGTTTTAAGGTTTATACTACGATAGATTCATCACTACAGTCAGCCATTAATCATGCGCTCGAAAATGGCTTAACCGCGTATGATTATCGTCATGGCTATCGCGGTCCAATCGCTAACATTAACCTTGAGCATCTACCGCATGAGGCACTGCTCAAACAGCTTAATCATTTCCCAACCATTAAAAATAGGCCAACAGCCGTTATATTATCAATCACAGAAAACAGCGCCCAAGCTTTACTAAAAAATAATCAACAGATCACCATTCCTTGGCCAGGGTTAGCTTGGGCAAGGCCCTATATCAATGAAAAGCGCCGTGGCCCTGTTCCTAAAAAGGCGAGTGATATTATTAGCCCGGGTGATGTTATTCTCGTCCAACATCAAAAAGGCCACTGGCAACTCACACAAAAACCTGCAATAGAAGGTGCCGCGGTCAGCCTTAATTCCAATAATGGTGCGATTCTTGCTCTGATTGGTGGCTTACCGTTCACGCAGAGTAACTTTAATCGTGCTATTCAAGCAGAACGTCAACCCGGCTCTAGCTTTAAGCCTTTTGTGTATTCGGCTGCGCTTGAAAAAGGTTATACCGCAGCATCTATTATCAATGACTCACCAATTGTACTCCCGGGCAATGAAGCCTATGAACTCTGGCGGCCACAAAACGATAACCGCCGCTTTCGCGGGGCAACTCGCCTACGCACCGGCTTAACGCATTCGATGAACTTAATTTCCATTCGCTTATTGCAAGACATTGGTATTGATTATACTCATCAATACGTTCAGCGCTTTGGTTTCGATGCGCACTCCCTACCACAAAACCTTTCTTTAGCACTCGGAACAAATACAATTACCCCCTTACAGCTCGCATCTGCTTATAGCAGCTTTGCTAATGGTGGTTATCGGGTGATTCCTTTTTATATCGATCGTATCGTCAACGCAAATCACAACATATTGTTTCAGGCCGCACCACCGACGGTGCCAAAATATCGCCAAGGCGATCAACCAGAAGCACAGCGCATTATTAGCGCTCAAAATGCTTATATTATGACCAGCATTATGCAAGACGTCGCTCGTAAGGGAACAGCCAAGCGGACACAAGAGTTAAAACGTCAAGATATCGCGGGCAAAACAGGCACAACCAACGAACAGCAAGATGGCTGGTTTGCAGGCTTTACTCCTGATATTGTCACCACCGTTTGGGTCGGCTTTGATAACCCTCAACCCACAGGGGAGTACAGCAGCAAGCTCGCTTTGCCCATCTGGATAGATTATATGAAAACCGTTATTAATTATTATCCAGAACGACGTTGGCCTCGCCCAGATAATTTAGTCACTTTACGTATAGATCCACAGACCGGCCAACTTGCACAAAGTTGGCAAGAAGATGCTGTGTTCGAAACCTTTAGAAACGAGTATGCTCCAAAAAATTATAGTAATAAGGCAAATAATTATTTGCCCAATGACTCTCAGCAAGATTTATTTTAG
- a CDS encoding transglycosylase domain-containing protein, with the protein MKALRVFTWLTITLLLLITLTIAGLLYYMTNNLPDVSTLRNVQLQEPLRIYSADDKLIAEIGNKRRIPVSLAQIPKDLINAILATEDHRFYQHNGVDIKGLARAVIGLVTTGEKRQGGSTVTMQVARNFFLSRKKTYLRKFNEILLAFKIEHELTKNEILSLYLNKIYLGQRAYGVGAAAKIYYGKSVGELNLAEMAMIAGLPQAPSAINPIYNPKAAKNAAAMF; encoded by the coding sequence ATGAAAGCATTACGCGTTTTCACTTGGTTGACAATTACGTTACTGCTACTAATCACGCTGACAATAGCAGGCTTGCTCTATTACATGACAAATAACCTGCCAGATGTTTCAACCTTACGTAACGTACAACTACAAGAGCCTTTGCGGATTTATAGTGCTGACGACAAGCTCATCGCAGAAATTGGCAACAAACGACGCATCCCTGTCAGCCTTGCACAAATCCCTAAAGACCTGATCAATGCGATTCTCGCTACTGAAGATCACCGCTTCTATCAACACAATGGTGTCGATATTAAAGGCCTTGCTCGTGCGGTCATCGGTCTGGTGACCACCGGTGAAAAACGTCAAGGTGGTAGTACGGTGACAATGCAAGTTGCACGTAATTTTTTCTTATCACGCAAAAAGACCTATCTACGCAAATTTAATGAGATACTACTCGCCTTTAAAATAGAGCATGAACTCACTAAAAATGAGATTCTTTCCCTGTATCTTAATAAAATCTACTTAGGTCAACGTGCCTATGGTGTTGGCGCTGCAGCTAAAATTTACTATGGCAAATCTGTTGGCGAATTAAACCTTGCTGAAATGGCCATGATTGCAGGGCTGCCTCAAGCACCGTCTGCGATCAATCCAATTTATAACCCAAAAGCCGCAAAAAACGCCGCCGCCATGTTCTAA
- a CDS encoding PilN domain-containing protein yields MKNINFLEVKQESVLSSSRFFHSYHFNCFLFLGVVVVCFLFKSEKYRQSIFYVNHKSSVDKKRYDLGLIRAKIKSAEEKLNQLKDLDDESFLSFMSLYEVYKVTPLNVYFNRVSYHDGLINFQGYALDKKSLDSLIKSIRSSKDFTINSINLINKSNIDSRSEFSLLAHWHVK; encoded by the coding sequence ATGAAAAATATTAATTTTCTTGAGGTCAAGCAGGAATCTGTTCTATCATCTAGTAGATTTTTTCATAGCTATCATTTTAATTGTTTTTTATTTTTAGGGGTGGTTGTTGTTTGTTTTTTATTTAAATCAGAAAAATATAGACAATCTATTTTTTATGTTAATCACAAATCATCTGTTGATAAAAAACGTTATGATCTTGGTTTGATTAGAGCAAAGATAAAGTCAGCCGAGGAAAAGTTGAATCAATTAAAAGATCTTGATGATGAAAGTTTCTTATCTTTTATGAGTCTCTATGAGGTTTATAAAGTAACCCCATTGAATGTTTATTTTAATCGTGTCTCTTATCACGATGGCTTAATAAATTTTCAAGGTTATGCTTTAGATAAAAAAAGTTTAGATAGTTTAATTAAGTCTATTAGATCATCTAAAGATTTTACTATTAATAGCATTAATTTGATTAATAAAAGCAATATTGATTCTCGATCTGAGTTTTCTTTGTTGGCACATTGGCATGTTAAGTAA